TTTACATGGTGCTGCACGTGTTCGTGCGATATCACGGTAATTTCAAATAACATAGGTTTTGGCGTCATTGGAATTACTGACTTCCGGTTACCATCGCAGTTTTCTTCTTTTAGATAAGGCGTTTTCGATAGTTATGCTAAAACGTGTATTAAAGTTGCGTAATCGAATTATCCTCGTGCATTGAACATTGTTTGCGAATAAGCATTCAGTCGTCTGGCAACGACGACGAAATGTCATTTAGGTACGTAATTTCATTTGATCCGGTAAAacaagaattattataaaatacatattttcgtttcgataacttattatattatcattgtttaaaacaatatcgCATGTGTAGGTACGTCATTGAGACAACGCAACGAGACGGCCGCAAAGACATCGTGGTGTAGCAATAGCTACAGTTATGTCGTCAGtttgtatatatgtatctaaacgttgtacctacctacctagtaaagACAAAATACCAAGTTGTAATAAGGCTTTCACCAATAATAATCGggttatcattaaatatttgccGTTCGTACGTAACTCCAGTCATGTCGTATTGTCACGTACGCCAATAAATTGACTTTAATGGTGCCAACCATTTGAACTTGTGACCATGAAATGTATACACCATCATAAGAacttcgttatattatattgctctaGTACAAAATTATTCAGAAGCGCCAATAAGTCCGTTAAAAAAGCAAGTTCAACCGTTTTCCAACATATACAGGTATCTACTAAATCTAgtacactgtaatattattacattatgcacggttcataagtaataataaaataataaaaaaaaattaaatacttatctttctactaaattactaaaacaaGTGTCTGGTACGTAATTATACCCTATGATAATGCGAACTACGATAAATTAATGCGAATATtatgtcacattttttttttttttagttaattgaaAAGTGTTATGTATGCTTTGTGCTTTGGGGGAAATGAGAGAGTGGCCTTGGCCTTACTTAAAGAGAGGGAACGTTTATGTCATAAAATGACACAATTTTGTGTCCACGATCATTGCAAaatagtgtaaaaataaaacagtcaCGTGCATgtggttaattatttttttcattattatttaacaaataataacatttttaaaatgtactaaaaaatattccaGTTATGCCTGACGGACTTGTATATTCatatacacaattaaaaatactaggTTCCTGCATAAACTTAATTGTTGTTATGAAATAAATCTGAACGTCATAGAgtataatttgaacaaaataaccatccatattatgttttcatagtTTATAGTGTAAAAgctttctaacaaaaaaaatgaaaatataataatttacgtaaaataaatattgaagaaaaataagaaGGTATCTACATAAATATAACCGCCTATATTGCAGGGCTTAAAACATGTGATTACGTAGGTACATGTTATAAAAACCATACTATAGATGACAGGTTAtagctcataataataattacaacttgATAGTGGATACCTATGGCACTATGTTAAAAGGTTGTGTATGTTACACCATTATTAAACACGTCATGCATAATGAAAACGATATAATTTTCgttgaataaatacatattctGTCATTCACAAAAACTGaacatgcattataatatatatatattatttaaaataataaatttcatagtGTCGCCGCGCCGATTGATTTCGTGACTGTCACTGTTCGTgtgattatgtatatatatataatatagtaatatatatcaGTTCAAGTTCAattgtttagtattataattattcattacatttagtaaatattaataaaaactgaaagtATTGACCATGAACTCTGTATAAGCTACCactttaagtaaatattgtttcaCGAATAGTGTCATTCAGTAAATTTCTCTttcactatagtatattataatgcatctAGATAAAagcgttaataattaattacttatcgTTACAAAGGTTTTCAATATCCAATTTGATTTGTCTTTGGGCGCAGTCATTATTATCATccaatattatgacaatttagTCGTGCCAATGTCTTgggtagttattaataatattcacttgCCGAGAGGTACGCTACCAATAGTAGTATAATCAAAATATCAGAATAATCAACCTGTTTTTTTTAACCCAACCAAAACGTTTTGTAAAAACCAGACTCcacttaaaattattctatCGCATCACGCACCGGAACTACACTGTAGAATCTTCTATAGTTGAATTCCTACATTCcaacactttttttttgataatctaGACCCACATATCGTAGCATCAATGTTGTAGAAATATTTTCCTgtatatgtattgtttatacatGGCATGCAAtgaagaaaatacaaaaatttaagtacCACTGCTGAGTGAATTTTCAATCCTCGTTCTTTCGTCGAATACCTACTGATGTTCACATACAATATGTTACAGCTATACAAGGCTACgaatatcacatttttttaatagttcttACTAAATTATACCgctcttaaatattatataaagttacgTAAACTGtctacattttattgaaattgtcaaataaataatacaaattgaattattagcaatagttttattaaagcAAAACTAATGATAGCATAGCAAACGTTtcgttttaataaatcatatttttcaaactacctacaacttataaaataatgtaattattatttattgctatttattaatgctatataattttgcttaaaaacataattagttTAATACAAATAGTAGATACTTCTGGATATAACTAAAAGTTTAAGATAAGCAACATCAATTATTGTTAACTTGCTTTCCGATCCGGAACATATAAATTTACACACCATAAAGTTATGAGAgtaattttagattaaatatcatattagcTTATTGCGCAACTGAAAAGAAGATGAAGTAGGATTTTAAAACTTTCCTATTTTTAtgtagatatttaaattgtaatatatctaCTGGCTTCTAAAAAACATCttcaaattgaattatataaattataaattatagacaatTAATAGATGCATAACTACTCCAgaaagtgttatattatataatatgtgtaaatattatataaatattctatagatagttaaaatatttaaattaataagaatttacaacacacatttttcaaaatataataaatttatactcGAATATAAAAGCAATACGTATTAACAACGCGTCTCTTTATGTAATTTGacgaattaaattatgttattataattcgaTTACAGATCAAGTTTATAGTAAGTTGTGTAAGCGATTACTCACTCTGGTGACAAATTGAGTTTTGACTGTTAACATTAAAAACCACTTTAAACAGTTTAGATctaggtacacaataatatttcaaattctcAATTCATATACATGTTTGTTTGCAGGTTTACTTGTCATATTGGTTACGGATAGAATGTGATACCTAGACTCAAAATGGTGCACGCAGGCACAGTGCTCATAAGTGCCATAAAGTTGGCAACCAAGGTGGCTGGAGGTGGAAAGCTACTATTTTTGCCTACGTTCTTGGCCGCTTTGGCCTATTACAATTATGACTTGTATGACCCAGAAAACCGTCTGGTGAATGAGAAGAACCTGAGATCCGAATATGATTTCATAGTGGTAGGCGGTGGTTCGGCAGGTGCCGTGGTCGCCAACCGTCTGTCCGCAAACCCGGAATGGAACGTACTGTTGCTGGAGGCTGGCGGACACGAGTCCGAGATAACGGACGTGCCCGCCATATCGCTGTACTTACATGGCAGCAAGTACGACTGGAAGTACAAGACACAGCCGGACAGCTCGGCGTGCCAGGCGATGAAGGGCAATCGGTGCTGTTGGACTCGGGGTAAGGTTATCGGCGGCTCCAGCGTGCTGAACACCATGCTGTACGTGCGGGGCAACAAGCGGGACTATGACAACTGGGAGAGCATGGGCAACCCCGGCTGGGGGTTTGAGGACGTGCTCCCGTACTTCAAAAAGTCGCAGGACCAACGGAATCCGTACCTGGCCAAGAATACCAGATACCACGCTACCGGAGGATATCTGACCGTCCAAGACTCGCCGTGGAACACGCCTTTGGGTAAATCCAAAtcttagactataatattatactctgtcTAGCGATAGAACACACAGTGGCTCGACGAAAATGTTTTTCTGAACATTCCTACGCGATATCCACGGCTGTAGTAGAACCGGTTACAGGGTGTCGACAGATGGAGATGCGCAGAATCTGCGTGTTCTTTTTGCTAGAAACAgtatatatacgaattatacGTTTTTACGTTACTCgcggtacataaaaatataccacTGTTATGTGTGTTGAAGCATACGCGCCAGTTACTTGgtgaaacaataattttagtattcgTCTGACAGGCAGGCAGATGAGTAGATGGCAATTTGATATTTATGTGAACGGTTGAGAAATGTGAAAAGTGGGCGGGTTTTTTTTCGtcttaataatacatattccatatcacaaatcacaatactCGTCCTTGGATCGGATGCATCGCCTTATTCAATAAGACGCTTCTATAACCGAATACAGCGTAAATAtgtcacattattattgtatcggtACTATTGGTTACACGGCCAATAAAAGACCTAATAGTGCGACAACACGTGTGAAGAATTAacgattcaattttatattgtgttaactacaattaattaattaaacatgataaataataactgatGATATGATTCagcttattatatttgtattaaaaacaataaaagacatacctaataaaaaaataattcaacagtaggtacctatgctagATATGATGTGACTATCgcttatattatcataactatttttttctacaaacaaAAAAGTAACTGTTATAGAattgattattgaataatttcttTGAGAATGAGCACTTATATTGTAAGAAATTAACTCATCAACGTTACTTTATTTCTAAATCGTAAAacggttataaaataatatttatttgttatcgaAATGTGTTACCCATCGTATATGAATAAATCACCTACAATCTTTTCTACTTggaatcaaaattgtttttagtctcataataaatataatattataacaatgatttTACTGATaggatgaatttttttttttgaacacgctattaacagtattttattttattgatcgatatctactaaatataatagttcGGTGTTGAAgagattaaaatacattaactgGTATGGGGTatcgatattaaaaataacaaaaaataataatatatgcacataaaaatcaaattattattatataggattgTAACATTTGACACGTAATAGGTACCGTTGTGcgttcatataaaaaaataaaaataaaaagagattgaaattaaaatgctaTCGCCATGAGTGATTTAATCAGATGACTTGCAGCTCAAACCCGTTTATCGTGCCTGCCTATAATAGTAGtctgatacaattattatgtagcGGGTTCATTTTGATCGTCGCGAGACTGTTGTCCTCACTCCGCAAATGGCGTAAATGACTTGCAACCGCAATATCGTCGAAATTTCAGTACTGCTGACGGTGCAATATATGTACAATACGCGCATTGCAATGCATACGAATTTCGCCGTGCTAAGATTATGGGGCGAGGGGGGCTGCACAAATGTACTATTGAGTTTTCTATGATGAATTTGGTAGAAAAGTTTGAATGCACTCGCATATTGTAAAATCTTAGCTTCCGTAGAAATCCTATCAAATTGTTATCCGTGCCGTTAACAAGTGCAGGTCgccaattatataattaccttaATGCCAATGTCACTGCTTAACTCGCTTACGTTTTTACTGATTTCTGAGTCTAACAATTGGTTTTGCATTCCAATGCAGGCATCGCTTTCCTGCAAGCCGGCGAAGAAATGGGTTACGAGATTCGCGACACCAACAGCGACATCCAGACTGGGTACGGACTGTACCAGTTCACGATGCGCCGGGGTTACCGGTGCAGTTCGTCGAAGGCGTTTTTGCAACCAGTAAGGTTGCGGAGGAACCTGCACGTGGCCTTATGGTCACACGTGACCAAAGTTCTCATCGACCAGGACAGCAAGCGGGCTTATGGCGTGGAGTTTGAACGGGACGGCCGAAAGCGGGTTGCGTTGGCCAAGAGAGAGGTCGTGCTGTCCGCGGGCGCCATCAATAGTCCTCAATTGCTTATGCTCTCAGGTGAGGATTCGTGGTTATATCataatttcatcataatattttaatatcatctgccatattataatcataacgtaatacttaaaaaaaactattaacattttaagtgcatttaAAACGGTAAGCCAATAACTggactatataactataaaagaaaaattaaaattattataaaaatattaaactatctgATATGAAACTAATcaaacagaaaaatatattttaattggttactattattattatactaccaaatatatttttgcttaAAACACATATTTGTAAAATACTTCTTTACCTATTTTTTGTGTTAAGAATATTCAATGAAAAAGTAATGCGAAATTTCGTctacgttaatataatataataccactggttttatgatataaatatattaaatagaattaaaacatatattattaaaatgttaaacgaaaaatgtaaataaccaTATAACGTCGAACGTAAAAtgatgaaaacatttaaattcttattaacattaaactttatttatttatttttacttaactcaTATTTGAAGTTGCGCAATTTTGCGTGTGCGTTTGCAAgatgcatacataataatatacgataatatgtgGTCGGTTTTTTCCGTGTCTACGTGAGTAGATACGCGTATACATAAGGGGATCCGCTTATAGAGACTTTACCAGGCGGTGAAAGCAACCGTTTGGTAATCCGGCTCCTGATGACGATTTGCTCGCAGAccgtatatacaattaaaatgattatgccactagtttttttttaacattccaGGCATCGGACCGGAAGAACACCTGAGAAGTATCAATGTACCAGTAATCCATCATTCACCGGGCGTCGGTGAAAACCTTATGGACCATGTGGCCGTTGGCGGTCTGGTCTTCCCCATTGACTATCCAGTCAGCTTGGTCATGAACCGTGTAGTCAATATACCGGCAGCATTGaggtaaaatgaaaatttttttttttaaatctaaaaggAAATCGTATGATAGGAAGACACTCCTGTTAAGTAtgcggttaggttaggttagtccCTCGAAACGCCTCGTTataccattttaaaaattaaactcactttgaaaaacaattttacagactatactctatagtctatacttctatagtgtaataagtaataacattaacacATCTAATGATGGcgtaagttataactattatgttatataaatgtatatataatataaaagataagtaggtacctacctaacactAAATTACAGAGGCTATAAAATTCGGGTGGGTGTTGAGAGCAGTCGTTCACTCGCATGACCACATTATATACTAATGATTTGTCATAGGTGTTTTAAAGCATAGATTTTGTAAACCAATAATGAAAAActtgaaaacttgaaaactgCAAATTTTCTAAATTCAAAAACTGTTTATGcctaaatatgttaaaatattgaaacaagcAGTATTATACTGTCAAAATATATcggtatgtataaaaatgattaaatataattaaattatgcataaagTTTTTTTGAGACTCTTAGACTCATTGTGCATGTTACTTTCCCAAAACTTCTACTTAGCTTACGACTTTTCGTAATTTtctagaaaaattgaaaatactgaTGTGATGTAAGAATTTTGATCTGCTGTAGTTAAGCTCCACAGCTTAACaacactttatataatatgatgtttttcTATAATACCTTTTAAGCCGTCCTTGTAACACCAATTCATTGATTGTTCGTTAAATCCttccgatcagaatctaaaatctatgGTGTGCTAATACacgaaacataaaatattcgaaatatCGCAATCGCTATGACGCGTTATTACAGTTAATGTTGCAATGCATcgtcaaaaaacaataatattattataggtacgataTCTACAGACCttttattcattgaataaaattatttagaccTGAATGGcagaatatattacaataatagcgGTACAACGCATactatatcatcataatatacgaatgtgacaagtttttaaattacaatctgTCTTCTGAGTTCTGACACGTATGACattggtatattaaatattaatattaaaatgttatcagttttgagctaaatataatttttatgataatctaGGCATACCTTATAGTTACTAAAAACTCAGTATTTTGCACGATTATGTAtgttcttatattaatattacaacgtctgctataataataggtatgccGTGCTGGGCGAAGGACCACTGACGTCGTCCATAGGACTGGAGACGGTGGCATTTATCACGACCAAATACGGTAACCAGTCGGATGACTGGCCGGACATCGAGTTCATGCTGACGTCCACGTCGACCAACTCTGACGGCGGGACGGCAGCCCGAAAGGCGCACTGTCTGCGTGACGAATTCTACAACGAGCTGCTGGGCGACCTCAGCAACAAGGACGTGTTCGGCGTGTTTCCGATGCTGTTGCGGCCCAAGAGCAGGGGTCGCATACTGCTTCGGAGCAACAACCCACACCAGTATCCGCTTTTGTACCACAACTATTTCTCGCACCCGGACGATCTGCGGGTGTTGCGCGAGGGTGTCAAGGCAGCGGTGGCGGTGGGCGAAACGACTGCCATGAAACGATTCGGCGCCCGATTCCACTCCAGGCCGGTGCCCGGTTGCAAGACTCTCGAGCTGTTCACCGACGAGTATTGGGAGTGCGTCATACGTCAGTACACCATGACCATATACCACATGTCTGGTAAGTACGGCCCGTCGATCGGTGCCacatctatttattttttttttactacgtcAAGCGGTGCCAAATGGAAAATGATTTTCAAACCATACGCAATGAGTTTTCGAATACAGacgataaatttatttatatacctctgcgttatattattttgacagcatataaatttatacgttgcactatattatgcaaaaaaacgCACTCGCGATTCTGAAATTTGgtacatatagccatataggtaattcTATGCCCGAGGATGCGTGGACttcaaagttaaatttttaaatttagatttttaaaaaggaGCACACATGGAATGCTGCTGACAAAAAATgaatactattttgtatatttagggttgccattggttacagaaaataaaacaattattataaaatgagatataattttagacctacttatgtaatattatattttatcaaaaccacCAACAAAATGAATGTGTTCAATATATGAGTTGTTTACATCTTGTGGAGTTTAAGACAGTGTAAATCAACtgacattatttaatttgttaccgACAACGGCGTGCAGAGAATTAGTTAAGACTTACCCAATCTAATCGattcaatatcatattatatattcacgTTTCTCATCATATTATATGCGTTTTTCAGGCACATGTAAAATGGGACCACCTACCGATCCATTAGCCGTAGTCGATCCCAAGCTCAGAGTGTATGGAATTCAGGGCTTGCGAGTGATTGACGCCAGCATTATGCCTCAGATCACCAATGGTAACATAAATGCCCCGACAATAATGATTGGTGAGAAAGGTTCTGACATGATAATCAATTATTGGCA
This is a stretch of genomic DNA from Acyrthosiphon pisum isolate AL4f chromosome A3, pea_aphid_22Mar2018_4r6ur, whole genome shotgun sequence. It encodes these proteins:
- the LOC100160682 gene encoding glucose dehydrogenase [FAD, quinone], whose translation is MVHAGTVLISAIKLATKVAGGGKLLFLPTFLAALAYYNYDLYDPENRLVNEKNLRSEYDFIVVGGGSAGAVVANRLSANPEWNVLLLEAGGHESEITDVPAISLYLHGSKYDWKYKTQPDSSACQAMKGNRCCWTRGKVIGGSSVLNTMLYVRGNKRDYDNWESMGNPGWGFEDVLPYFKKSQDQRNPYLAKNTRYHATGGYLTVQDSPWNTPLGIAFLQAGEEMGYEIRDTNSDIQTGYGLYQFTMRRGYRCSSSKAFLQPVRLRRNLHVALWSHVTKVLIDQDSKRAYGVEFERDGRKRVALAKREVVLSAGAINSPQLLMLSGIGPEEHLRSINVPVIHHSPGVGENLMDHVAVGGLVFPIDYPVSLVMNRVVNIPAALRYAVLGEGPLTSSIGLETVAFITTKYGNQSDDWPDIEFMLTSTSTNSDGGTAARKAHCLRDEFYNELLGDLSNKDVFGVFPMLLRPKSRGRILLRSNNPHQYPLLYHNYFSHPDDLRVLREGVKAAVAVGETTAMKRFGARFHSRPVPGCKTLELFTDEYWECVIRQYTMTIYHMSGTCKMGPPTDPLAVVDPKLRVYGIQGLRVIDASIMPQITNGNINAPTIMIGEKGSDMIINYWHGVDTRRRRRRSANITIS